GAATGTCCACGAGGGTAACTTCATAGAGCTTTACGACACTAACGTCCTTTACCTCTTACACATGTTGTGATTCATAATCTTCTCCTTCTTGACACACACCAACAGATGCAGCCAGGGACCTACTTTCCTCCACACAATTATTTGATATTCTTAGATGCAAAAAATAGTGCTCTACTGTGCTATTGGAAAGTTAAAATCTGAGGATaatcgtggatccacggaaaagTCTCACACCTGGggcgatcacacacacacacacacacacacacacacacacacacacacacacacacacacacacacacacacacacacacacacacactccaccaacatccctcccctccTTTTTCATGTTCCATTGACTACGTACCTCCCACATAACGGACACAGGAGGGCTTCCCAGGCTGACAAACTGTCCGCACTTCAACTGTTGATGTTGGTCAGTGCTGCCGTGGTCATGTGACTTATTGCTTCTTGTCTcagccaccaccacctccaGGCTGCCCGACACCGTCTCTGGTTTCTCTGAGGGATGTAAAAAAAACGTCATACATTACATTGGGGTGTgaacgttaaagatcccacgattgacaaaagggtctttcctggcaaaattgtataggcatagataaaaatgtccaccaaaatacccgtgtgacttggaataataggccgtgaaaagtaggatatgcgccgaaatggctgcgatctgctggccgatgtgaatgcgtgacgtattgtgtaaaaaaattccatctcacacggcataaataaatccctgcgccttgaatatgtgcgcgatataaattgcattaaaaaaaaaaaaaaataaatccctgcgcttagaactgtacccacggaatacgcgcgatataagcctcatattgattgattgattgatgaaacAATTAACCTCTGACATACAGTGATTTTGCTTGTACAGTACAAACTCTATTacagtggtttgtttgtttatttgttgtttaacgtccagccgactacgcagagccatatcaggacgaggaagggggggatgaagggggccacttgtcaagcgattcctgtttacaaatgcactaacccattacttgtgtcccagcaggctttagtaaaactaaattaatacctactggaagattaccagtttccagtatgttaaaataggcttaacctatctactgctggacttacatcagaacactaacagattaaactatacatgaatcgcgagacaagcggcaagagaagagatttttggaaaaaatacaggtgaatgagcaagaaggcagaaaaaggaaaagaattcatgaagaaaaagagagcatgacaggaaagaggaaccaaaaatctacctaacagcaaactagaaagctcctgcggttccaaaaacaggaggggcctttaatttcataaccgcagtgccccactgcgggaattgcAGTGGTTATATACCTGTCCAGTGAAACCCCCCCTTTTACAAGaccttgctttctttctttatttggtgtttaacatcgttttcaaccacgaaggtcaaccgcgacggtgcctgagctaaacgtTGGCAGGTTCTGCTGACAGTCCCGCACACGGCATTGCATGTAAACATTCCTCCTCCCTTCACAaatctcgccaccatccgccctactggtagtacagtggaacccccaatttaagacatcCTCCcttttaaccccttgactgccttaggacgggtatacccgtcctgcacttgtgcattatttccatgattagatactaaaaacagattcttggttgaatttcctttaaaaataacataggttttactttcctacctactgccagtttggagctagaattttttgtgaattattacaccccgaactccaatattccctggcagtcaggaagttttgattggcagcgaaagggttaagaccccgttttctttctttctttatttggtgtttaacgtcgttttcaaccgttcaaggttatatcgcgatggggaaaggggggagggggggggggggggggggggatgggatagagccacttgttaattgtttcttgttcacaaaagcactaatcaaaaaattgctccaggggcttgcaacgtagtacaatatattaccttactgggagaatgcaagtttccagtacaaaggacttaacatttcttacatactgcttgactaaaatctttacaaacattgactatattctatacaagaaacacttaacaagggtaaaaggagaaacagaatccgttagtcgcctcttacgacatgctggggagcatcgggtaaattcttccccctaacccgcggggggtccttGTTTTCTCTGtcgttttgttcataacctatgtaaatgtacccccattttaagacctgatttttttagatttttttaggtcttaactcattgtctcccaggtacggatatatgtggactgggtggccgagtggtaacgcacttgcgctcggaagcgagaggttgcgagttcgaccctgggtcagggcgttagcaattttctcccccctttcctaacctaggtggtgggttcaagtgctagtctttcggatgagacaaaaaaccaaggtcccttcgtgtacactacattggggtgcgcacgttaaagatcccacgattgacaaaagggtctttcctggcaaaattgtataggcatagataaaaatgtccaccaaaatacccgtgtgacttggaataataggccgtgaaaagtaggatatgcgccgaaatggctgcgatctgctggccgatgtgaatgcgtgatgtattgtgtaaaaaaaaaaattccatctcacacggcataaataaatccctgcgccttgaatatgtgcgcgatataaattgcataataaaaaataaaaaataaataaatccctgcgcttagaactgtacccacggaatacgcgcgatataagcctcatattgattgattgatatccgtacccactcatacgGCTtgatctgaccaggtacggatatatccgctcagactgttatagcttcagtcgctttctgtaacgtccatctaacgcctgcattccagcgtgttgatacacagttactacacagttaccacaattctgagtgacctgcagcagcacagctggtctcggctaaaacaaacttggtcaacataggtggggtagaaagtgttaaaagggaggttccactgtataactaTGAACAGTGACCAACCTGCGACCAGAAGGTGAATGGTTTGACGTTCtacacctccccctccccccagtctCACGCTGATGGAGTAAGATGCTGTGTCGTCTGTCGTCAGGCTTGTCACCTTAATGCCAGATTCATTCACCtgcaaaataaacaagtcgaaAAAGATGAacaggtaaaaacaaaacataatttCACTTTTACTTCTTCTCTTTCCTGgacttctttttttattttttattctctttttgtggagttttttgttgttgttttttacttcttACTGAAGTTCGCATCGTTCATTATATCCCCTAACTTTGACCAATATTTTGACGTTGTCACGGAATTATCGCGTAACTCATTTCAGACAGCTTTTTagcagaaggccaaaactgattatttttattataaaattgcagtgtttatatttgtacctgtTTTGACAGAAAGATAAAAGAACGTTTAAACATTGTATTTTAGAGGATATTTTTCAttgagaatgatttacttagtctatTAAGCACATAAACCAAAAACATTAACAAGAATCAAGTTAAGCCAAAATTCCAGGATAACGATGATTTTTAATATCCACTGAGACCTTGTGTCCCTTGGAGCTATTTTGAAAAAGTTTTCTTTTGGATAATGGACCTTAAAAGGTTCATTTGGAATGATCGCACTGCTGTAAATTACATACACCTACAATGATTGGCAAAACTGTACAGCTATTTGGGCGCTTAGGGACAGTTTTTTTGTCATTTATATCCTTTTTAGAAATGAGCTGGCCAATCCATGACAATCCTGACTTCAAAGCAAGAGACTGCACTGCAACATGTTGTATCAGGCAATCCATACAATCCAAGGAAGATTATGAGTTTTAAGGAAATAAATAACGCTGGGGTTCCTGGGGGGTGGTAGTCAAGGGCGTCTGGAGGCAACGCCACCAGAAGCTGAAGCACTTTGGCCTTGtaacaggggctcacatccacgtcggacatcggacatattttttccaaatgtcctatacatttttcatgtaaGAGGACACAATGTcctgttgtttttgtcacaaagtggtcattgtccgattatgctttaACTTGATCCGGACATTGACAGTACTtttcaatttacagtagttttgctattttatcgatgtttCGCGAAGCGATCTGTCTCTCCAAACAGACGAAACTTGGGGAGACTTTATGTGCTTTTTATGGAGAAGAGCTTCCAAGGGTCACAACTCTGAATGCTCCAAGTTGGTtgacagttgcctcccttcgcgctGACCCCCTGCTTGTAAACTATATGAATTTAACCCCCTCTGGTGAGAGATAAATTGTGCATTAATGTAAAGAAAAACACTATGTTGTCCCTCTGCCCTggataaaacatttttttaattaattttttgcTTTCGTGGAAATCTGCATGATTTGGATTGCCTGTGTATACAGGCTTTAAACTTAATCATTTGTCAACTTACATGAGAAATCCTCTCTTGGTTGGGCGTGAATTTAAGAAAAAACAGGCTGGCCAAGTTGACCTCTTTTCCACCTTGACGCTGCCGGCTCCAGGACACGCCCGCCACATCGTCACCCTCCTCCAAGCTGTATCGCCATGGAAACGTGACGTCCTGCCCCGTGCAGCGTGTGAACTGTTCCCCATCCTCTACCTTCTGTGTCCACTGAAGGCTCTCGCATCCTGAAAGGTGTGTTGATATTTATAGAGTTATACATCATGAAAGGTGTCTTGATATAAAgttatatcccatgacctcccttctttgtctctgtaaatgcattttgcgagtatttctagctcttctgcggtgcagtaggctgtatagacgatgaaggtgtccaagatctcaggagatgcgtgtgtatataaccactaggtattcagtcaaatccgtgtaagaggctctcaactgacggggacaaccaagccaccattatgcaccgacttgacatagatcaactcAGATgtgcctttagaataaggtatgtgcagaggtgcctcatctgaacagacaactaaagcttgatgtttccgtcacactttgtcttttagatcttcatgggatatacaggttacaacactcatgatttttttatatggcttgtatttcagtcaagacccagcgggaatatcaaagggactcactcGTTGATATAAAGTTATATTACATCCTGAAAGGTGTGTTGATTTAGAGTTATATTACATCCTGAAAGGTATGTTGATATAGAGTTATACTACATCCTGAGATGAATGTTGATATTGAGTTATACACCCTgaaatatgtataggttacaacacgagtggttttttatatggcttgtatttcagtcaagacccagcggatgaatatcatcgggagacacgagcctctggcgagtggctctcgattgatattcccgctgggtcttgactgaaatacaagccatataaaaaaccactcgtgttgtaatctgtatatcccattctaccatcaaacacaaagtgtagactactagcggcactgttgcgatctgtgcagggtaaaacagtGTTGCCaacgagacttagcccttttgcaaccttaaactaagtgacccggcgtcgctgaaaaaaataaaacgaatgagtgcatcgataagtacgcggtaacactactttcagaccatttaaaagctttaagtaaaggttcataagttgcaagaaagtaatgaagtcgtatagaaattaatttagttgaagcgcacaattcttttgttttgcgtttcaggtcggcagaacgggcgaaacgggtttgggacccatttggtttactcgattcagaatcgattccacgttgtttttctcgaacgtgtgtaattaggcttattgacagagaagcaaattttagggaacaaatatgtaggtttagatttaaccatttgctccctatttgaaatgtatctacgtgataaactgttttgcgagtgtgtttgcatggatgaacttaaactggtatgggtgttaggaaaacgcgaccgacacgtctgtcaccgccgattgattgcattttgaaggaatatgactcgattacggaaaaatacacacatgttaagttcttggataccttcatcgccaatgtggacttactgtagagccaggcaaaagagtagacttgctcgcaaaacacgtgaaacaggcgatgtagcgaagcccaaccgtgccaggtaaagGACGTTTCTCGGTCTCGCTGCGCATGTCaccagtgacagtgttgttgctttgagtttgactaacaaactcgaaactgtcatttaaaacatgagccaaatgtgtattgattgtgtgattagtctatgtgacagggcttctattatctgtgctccctagcttctgtcagttcccacaccgacactgccagagaaactgaagacgcacaccaaaacacaccactgacagattctcaaaagtcgtctgctaacgatgcaagggagggtactcgtgtttttgttttggttcgctagcatctggttatcttgtaagttgaatgttcgtttttttcgacctgcattgctttcataatgaaagaaacgtttgcttattgcatctcatacatcagatcagttctgagattcatttttgcgtgcaactgatatggttttctgagccgtgcaatacgattttggaacttcatacaaatgtgtcacattgttcggcgcgaggtcaaaggtcgggaggaaagtagttctttgcccaaatcggaatctgcactatcatatattttttggagtccataatgtatttattgagctataaaaatacaacatatatgaggctgtgccaaaaggtgctctggGAGACCCCTGTCAAATTTGCACattgatattttgttttgtaatcatacatttttCCTGATTTAGCCTCACTTAGCTTAAAAGTATATCAAAGATACAACATGCACAACATTAAGGTGCATGTTGGCCTTTGAAAGGgttaaaatacaaaataattacaAGATCCAGGTCCGAATGTTGATCCGGAAGTGGGGACATTTTAGGGGACCCACAAACAacgatttcttgttttttatctTTCAAGTTGAGAGTCATTTTTGTGTAGATGGGTGAAAGAGGAGAGATTCAGCTTTTTaatcaatgtaaaaagcagaacaAAATTCTTCCCGAAATGTGTGAAAAACGGTTTTTTTAAAAGCTGTTACGATCGTAACCTATCATGTCAGATGTCACACCAGCAGAAAAGGTTGACGGCAGTGATTTGCTCCAGAAATCTCTCTAGAAGAACACAGAAACAAGTGCTGCAATCTTAGTTTGACGTTTAGCAACGGTGAAAACAGCACTGATTGTTGTATATATTTTATATCAGGCATGTTTTTTACGGAGTAACTTCGTCATGTCAGAGTGTTTCGATCGAACATTTAATAATTCTGGCCGCGATTTTACTTCTACCGGATGTTTGTCGCATCGCAGTAAAAAGACATTCCTTCCCACAATGCCTTTCGCGCACTTTTCCCTCCAAGATGGCGTCGATAACACGCAGCGGTAAGTATCAGTTCCATGTCAGCTTTTTCTTGTAAGTTGCGGTCAACAGAAAGTTcaacccgaaaaaaaaaaaaatactgagtGAAAGTTCGAAACCTAAAATAACCTTTGGAACCGTGTTACACGGCTATCATATGCAGGAAACAAACTCAAAAATAACAAAGACTGCCTCAAAAGTGTTAAGTCAGGCTTCGATCGAAACTCCTGACACAGATATCAAACTGTCAACCGAAACTTTGACACGGCTTCGCTCGTGTCATGTGGGAACGTTTGGCTCTGGCCTTCATCAGTCAGCACGATATGAGCTAAAAACGGATCAAAATGTCCCTTTCTTTCCACAAACGGGCTAAGTTTGCGATTCCCACCATTACTCTGGCAAAACTGCTAAATTTACATTACTGTCGGATGCAACACATGACATCAGAAAAAATTTGTGTCCATTCTAAAAATGTTACCTCCGACAGATGAATGGTATGGCTGGCAATCTTTTCTCCAGGCATGATCAATGTTATTGTTTCTGACAGCAATGAAAGGACTTCACCAAATGAATAAACTTGGTTTTTGATCAAAACTGTGCTTTGCTGTTCTTGAATTCTAAGTTTCTATCAGCAATCAGTACATTTTAGTTTAAACACCTGCTACATGGTTATATAAATGATACAAGTAAAAATTTGCTCAAATGATATAGGTTTACAACTAATTTTACTTGTCTTTCATGTCCATTGTTACATCCGACAGATTCCCAAAAATTACGATTACACATCATTTTCTCAAAGTCGCTTTACTGAGTTATCTTTTTAAGACTGGAATTGTATGTCCAAATGACTATTCTTTCACATTGTGTAAGTGTTGAAATGATACTgttacttttattttcttataaaATGTCCCCCTCTGacagagcaccttttggcacagcctcatatacccatactgaagtaacagagacaaagaagggaggtcatgggatatgtgTTGATACATATGAGAGATACCACTAATATCTAATGAAATGACATATGAACTTCATAGAAAACAAACTTATATATATTACAGTTGAACCTATCCAAACTGACCACCCACGACCGACCGGAAGTCAGGTCGTAACAGAGAGGGGTTTAGCTATGGAAAGGTCAATTATATTGAACAAGAGTTCTTCAGGATC
This region of Littorina saxatilis isolate snail1 linkage group LG8, US_GU_Lsax_2.0, whole genome shotgun sequence genomic DNA includes:
- the LOC138973890 gene encoding uncharacterized protein, with the translated sequence MTRLWVIVIFLATHLLQGCESLQWTQKVEDGEQFTRCTGQDVTFPWRYSLEEGDDVAGVSWSRQRQGGKEVNLASLFFLKFTPNQERISHVNESGIKVTSLTTDDTASYSISVRLGGGGGVERQTIHLLVAEKPETVSGSLEVVVAETRSNKSHDHGSTDQHQQLKCGQFVSLGSPPVSVMWEDPDGKLLPSSDYQDGFFILNLTEGRKGGNYYCLMNLSSTAVGCLSETSALRDKAMVGVLKSQTSTSSASMGGGTVAGIIIAVLIIVALVVVAVVFFLKFKRGKSYSPKEPESPGPDKETEEMLKALPSSV